From the genome of Branchiostoma floridae strain S238N-H82 chromosome 8, Bfl_VNyyK, whole genome shotgun sequence:
AGACTTTTGTAGTTCATCTGGCAGCtatcagttttgttttctttttgatgaTTTTCCTCAAGATTTGAATGGCCAGGGTATTGTATGAGCAAGGAATATTGTTGAAAGTCCTacctacacatgtatatatttcaGAGATTGATTGAACTGGCCTTTTTTCCGGTGCACATGGGATAAGACGGTATCAAAGAGCCAAAGCGGTATCCAAGTGGCCAGTTGGATACTGCTTTTGCCCTTTGAGGTTACAGCTTTCTCACTTAGGTAGGCGTAAATATGGTCCTGGTCAGCATGTGGTTGAAATTACTATAAAAGGTACTGCTGTTCGGTCACATCAATGTATTTCTCAATGTTACTCTTAAGTTTTTATGTTGAAATTTTAGCAAAAGAATGTCATCATGAACACATGGGCTGGGACAAAACTGTCATCTCATTGACTCTGTTCACTCCCTTAAAAAATAAGCTGAAATTGTAGTGTGCCTCGGTACATGTGCAGACTTTCCTCTCAAATTCTATTCTGTTGATTTGCCAATCTACTAGTAAcattattttacaaaataaacaatcaaGAAATTAGATTGGTACGGTCTTGGATTAAGGGTCTTTGGGATGTAGTGATGTAttggattgttttgtttttttaatatgtttgCTTTCagacagatgaggacaatgtggcactgcactcaagtttttagTAGCTTACTTAACAGTTCCACACACAAAGTAATATATTGAAGAGTTGTTTTCTAATCAACCAGCATGTCTCTAACCCCTGACCTCTGTGTTGCCAGATAGGACATGGGGTGTTCCAGTGCCAAGCAGatccctgcccccctcccgccACAGAAAGACAGTCCAGTCCTAACACACACCACCAGCTCTGCCAAGCAGGCAGGTAGGTACACACAGAGACTTTAAATTCCCCCTGTTCTGTAAGATTGAAACAAAAAGCAGTCCCTATGTGTCCATGTATGactgtgtagatggtgttcacaCCACCAGCTCTGCCAAGCAGGCAGGTAGGTAACACACACGAACTTAAATGTCCTCCTATTCTATAAAACcgaaaacatacaaaatcagTCACCATCAATATTTGATCCAAAATCTTCTATCATACCATACTTTTGTATGGTTTCATGataggtttgtgtgtgtgtgtgtgtgtgtgtgtgtgtgtgtgtgtgtgtgtgcaggtgcATGGATagagttcagtaccaaggacagatttTTCTGGGAGTGTGCTGGTGTATGTTCATGTGTGTgactattcagcaccaaggacaggtatgttcacatgtgtgtggatggtgttcagcaccagggacagttgtCTTCACCTGTATGTaaatggcgttcagcaccaaggacagctgtgttcacctgtgtgaatggtattcagcaccatggaaagttGTGTTAACCAAATGTGtcaatggtgttcagcaccaaggacaggtatgttcaaCCAgtgtttggatggtgttcagaaccagggacatgTATGTTTGGTTGCTGAACACCTTTGCATGAATGGTTTTCAGCAGCAAAGACAAGTaagttcacctgtgtgtgaatggtgtcaAGCAGCAAGGACAAGTATGTCCACTTGTGTATGGATGGGTACATTTGcctgtgtagatggtgttcagtaacaaggacaggtgtgtttgcctgcaTGTGGCTGGTGTTCAGCAACAAGAACAGGTGTgtctgcctctgtgtgtgtgtgtgtgtgtgtgtgtggatggtgttcagtgccaaggacaggTGCATTTACctatgtgtgtatggtgttcagtactaaggacaggacTGGTGTGTTCAcatttgtgtggatggtgttcagcacaaagaacatgcgtgtttacctgtgtgtgagtAAAGACGAACTTAATGTCCATCTTATCTAATGTTTTCTTCCACAGATGTAAGAGGGGGTGATGTAGCTGATGAGGAGAATAACCAGGAGGTTTCAGACAGAGGCAGACATGTGAATGGAGAGGATGAGGCAGGAATGGTGAGTTGCAGTTTTACCCAGCCACACAATAGCCACACAACACCTGCCCAACAGGCCCTAGACTTTGCCCTGATTGGTTCCAACACTTACAAAACTCGAATAGGAAGGTACTGTAGGAACCTGTTAGGCTTAATGAGGGCTGACCTCAATGATAGAGGACTTGGGCCATtgcggtcagaaagaaaactgCGGGAGCT
Proteins encoded in this window:
- the LOC118420701 gene encoding uncharacterized protein C1orf21-like isoform X2; this translates as MGCSSAKQIPAPLPPQKDSPVLTHTTSSAKQADVRGGDVADEENNQEVSDRGRHVNGEDEAGMLKKIVEDKYEPPKPISRPAPHVSHSQQEFFRLLDQKIDQGRDYMTDDEEAR
- the LOC118420701 gene encoding uncharacterized protein C1orf21-like isoform X1, with amino-acid sequence MGCSSAKQIPAPLPPQKDSPVLTHTTSSAKQADVRGGDVADEENNQEVSDRGRHVNGEDEAGMLKKIVEDKYEPPKPISRPAPKLKNGHVSHSQQEFFRLLDQKIDQGRDYMTDDEEAR